The following are encoded together in the Triticum dicoccoides isolate Atlit2015 ecotype Zavitan chromosome 6B, WEW_v2.0, whole genome shotgun sequence genome:
- the LOC119323686 gene encoding putative F-box/LRR-repeat protein At3g28410 yields the protein MASLTTGKRKGSPGQQDDDSQSGKIKRMAIPELPEDILLRIHSLMPMREAARAACLSQAFLHSWRCHSNLVFNKYTIGLKSASGEKFHHKVDCILRKHKGSLKTFKLEYNEMNGLNDFSYFDRWLQIALKPGLEELTFVLSETETMRKYNFPCALLSDRVGNSLRHLSLRFCDLHPTVELGPLRSLTRLCLCCVSITWNELECLLSNSPALELLDLTRCAEIKCLKLSCALQRLIVLSVLECERLTVIESKAPNLSSLYLRGSSLDFSLVETLQMKELYLQQDNLIRDACAKLPPMLPNIETLAIESPWEVVDAPMLPTKFLYLKHLNVNLRTGTIEYRPYDYFSLVSFLDASPSLETLKLDVTQLRMLHKSIFADSQLRHMPEHRHSCLKSVKISGFSSAKCLIELTCYILKNAVSLECLTLDTIYGHRCYDDGKYDWCMPMGVGILMETPRALSAIRTYIENEVPSTVKLTVMEPCSQCHAKALRRALSQSCNAVSI from the exons ATGGCCTCATTGACGACGGGTAAAAGGAAGGGATCGCCCGGTCAACAAGATGACGATTCTCAATCTGGCAAAATTAAGAGAATGGCAATCCCAGAGCTCCCTGAG GACATATTGCTTCGTATACACTCCTTAATGCCAATGCGTGAAGCTGCTCGTGCTGCTTGCCTATCTCAAGCCTTTTTACATTCCTGGAGATGTCATTCCAATCTCGTATTTAATAAGTATACAATTGGCTTGAAGAGTGCGAGTGGCGAGAAGTTCCACCACAAGGTTGACTGCATTCTCAGGAAACACAAAGGCAGCTTGAAAACATTCAAGCTTGAGTACAATGAAATGAATGGGCTCAATGACTTCAGTTATTTTGACCGTTGGCTTCAGATTGCTCTTAAGCCTGGGCTTGAAGAACTCACCTTCGTGTTGTCTGAAACTGAAACAATGAGAAAATACAACTTCCCGTGCGCTCTTTTATCTGACAGGGTTGGAAACTCACTTAGGCACCTTTCACTTCGTTTTTGTGACCTCCATCCCACAGTTGAACTTGGCCCCTTGAGAAGCCTGACAAGGCTGTGCCTGTGCTGTGTGAGCATTACGTGGAATGAGTTAGAGTGCCTTCTTTCCAACTCTCCTGCTTTGGAGCTATTAGATCTTACTAGGTGCGCTGAGATTAAGTGTCTGAAGTTATCTTGTGCCCTGCAGCGCCTCATTGTGCTTAGTGTTTTAGAATGCGAGAGATTGACAGTGATAGAGAGCAAAGCACCGAATCTCTCTAGTCTTTACCTTAGAGGAAGCAGCTTAGACTTCTCACTTGTGGAAACATTGCAAATGAAGGAATTATACTTGCAACAAGACAACCTTATCCGTGATGCCTGTGCCAAGCTGCCACCCATGCTGCCAAATATTGAAACTCTTGCCATAGAATCACCGTGGGAG GTGGTCGATGCACCAATGCTGCCTACCAAATTCCTCTACCTTAAGCACCTGAACGTTAATTTGAGAACAGGAACAATCGAGTACCGGCCATATGACTATTTTTCTCTGGTTTCTTTCCTGGATGCTTCTCCTTCCTTGGAGACTTTGAAATTAGAT GTGACTCAGTTGCGTATGTTGCACAAGTCAATTTTTGCTGATTCTCAACTGAGGCACATGCCTGAACACCGCCATAGCTGCCTCAAGAGCGTGAAGATCAGTGGTTTCAGCTCTGCGAAGTGCTTGATTGAACTGACATGTTATATTCTCAAGAACGCGGTGTCACTTGAGTGTCTTACATTGGACACCATTTATGGGCATAGGTGTTATGATGACGGCAAGTACGATTGGTGTATGCCCATGGGGGTTGGTATTCTCATGGAAACCCCCAGGGCACTCTCGGCTATCAGAACATACATTGAGAATGAAGTTCCATCTACAGTTAAGTTAACTGTTATGGAGCCTTGCAGCCAATGCCATGCTAAAGCATTACGGCGGGCATTATCACAGTCGTGCAATGCCGTTTCCATTTAA